A stretch of DNA from Anaerobacillus isosaccharinicus:
TTCTCGGAGCATCGTTCTCGTTTAAACCGTGAAGCGCGTTCTGCGAATACTTCTTGGTATCAAGAATTTAAGAACGCTGACCCAGGTGATGTTGCATGGGATGATGTAGCGAAAATCAATCCAATTGATGCTGCAAAACTAGGAGTTAATGATGGCGACAAAGTAAAACTAACGTCACCATATGGTGATATTACTGTAACTGCGAAACTTTGGGAAGGGACACGTCCTGGAGTAATCTCTAAATGTTATGGTCAAGGTCACTGGGCGTACGGAAGAACAGCGTCATTGGATTTTGGAAAGAAAATTGCCCGCGGTGGTAACAACAATACTATTCTAGCGGATGCATATGAAGCGTTAAGTGGTAGTACTGCTCGTCACGGTGGTACAACAAGAATAAAAGTCGAAAAAGTATAAGAAAACATGTGGAGGTGAAAAAAAATGGCAAAAAACTATGCAATGGTCATTGATTTACAAAAATGTGTAGGGTGTGCAGCTTGTTCAGTTGCTTGTAAAAATGAAAATAATACAGATATAGGTAAAAATTGGTCTTCAGCAATCCAAAGAACGATTGGAACGTTCCCAAATGTTAAATATGAGTATATTCCAACCTTATGTAATCATTGTGAAAACGCTCCGTGTGCAAAAGCTTGTCCAACGCAAGCCATGTATAAAGATGAAAATGGATTAACGCTCCATAATACTGATAAATGTATTGGGTGTAAGAGTTGCATGCTTGCATGTCCGTATGGAGTTATATCAGCAAATAAGAGAGATCCACACGAATATTGGAAGCAAGAAGATGCATTCATTGGTGGGGGAATGACGGCAACACCAAAAGAAGTAACAGAAAGAACTGGTACTCCAATTCCTTATTACAATGCCGACCGTGAAAAGACTTATGAGGGCATTCGTTATAAAGGGATTGTGGAAAAGTGCACTTTCTGTGATCATCGTCTAGCAGAGGGAGAGAAGCCATATTGCTCTGTAGCTTGTCCAGCTAAATGTCGTTACGTTGGTGACTTAAATGACCCGACTGACGAAATAAATGAATTACTAGGTAAATATGCGGCTCGGCAGCTACAACCTGATAAAGGAACTAAGCCGAAAGTATTCTATATAAGAAGTTTCTAAGGATAATAGTATAAGTGTTTTAGAAAACTAGACTAATGAGGGCGAGGTGTTTATCGCCCTCATTTTACAAAAAAAATATACGAGGAGTGAGGAACGTGGAAGCAACGAACTCATTAGAGCGTGTTCAACATAAAGCAAATACTTTTAAAGTACTATCAGTTCTTTACAAGCAACCAAGTGAAGATTTCCACTATTATTTAACCCATTTAAAAATAAGTATTAGTAATATTTATCCGCAACTACTAAACGATGTAGAGAAATTAGAGTTTGAATTTCAAAAGTATGATACGAAATTAATTAACTTAGAGGTTGAGCACGCAAAGCTTTTTGTCGGTCCATTTGACGTACTTTGTCCTCCTTATAGTAGTATTTATTTAAATGAAGGGCGTGCAGTTTTTGGTGAATCGACTCTAGAAGCAATTAATGCTTACAATGAGGCTGGAATTGAATTGTCAAAAGAATATAAAGAACTCCCTGATCATATTTCAACAGAACTGGAATTTATTTATTTTTTATATTTTTCTTATCATGATAATCCCCAATTTAAATATTTGCAGCAAATTGAATCATTTATTGAAAGTCATTTAGGTAGATGGGTAGTTCCTTTTATCGCTAAAGTTGAAGAAAGAGCAGCTACCGATTTTTACAAAGTACTATCAACTATATTAGCTCAAGTTATAGCTAAAGAAGCATTGGAATTGAAAGAGAGAATGAGTGATTAGTATTAGAATAGAGACTCGGAAATTAAATGATTAATTTGCGGTCTCCTGGAGTGTATCAGCTGGATTTAAGAAGGAAAAATGGAATTTTCAAAGCCATTTTCAAAAGAATGCATGACAAATAAACCACATGTTGTGGATTTTTTGAAAATTGTTCTTTATGATGGGTTTATAAGGACAAAAGAGATTGAATAATTGGGTTCGCAGCCACAAAGTTATTCTTTTTTGCTTCCTTTATCCACGCATCGGCATGTTGGCACATGCCGATGATATATGTACGAATATTCCAATGCCGAGAACTTCGTCCTCTTGAATCTTCTAAACGATAATCCACTTTTTGACGTTTGATACAACGCTCGACTCCAGTTCGTAAAGAATAGCGTTTTCGCCATTCCTTACTACCTCGCTTGACGCGAGGAAAAAGACGAGGATTATCCTTCGTCGCTGTATAAAATGTTCGACCATATTTTGAATCGGAACATGGATTTGGACATTCCCACTTCCCACAAACGGCTGGACAACGCCATTTGCGGCGGTAGGTTTTCTGATTTAGTCCCCAATGGATCATCTCTCGACCGATTGGGCAAATTGGAACCCCTTTAAGGTTTATATCCATTTGTTTGTGCTGAAATTGTTTAGAACGTCTTGGATTAAGGTCAATGATGGCTGAAACATCATAGTGTTCTAACATTTCATAGATAGGGGTTGCATCTAAGGCTGAATCTAAAATGACTTCACCAATTTTCCAATCAGAATACCATTGTTGGAGTTCGCTAAATGCGCTTATAAACAAAACAGAATCGTGTTTACTGGCTCGGTAGAGCCTTGGATAAATAGG
This window harbors:
- a CDS encoding 4Fe-4S dicluster domain-containing protein, producing the protein MAKNYAMVIDLQKCVGCAACSVACKNENNTDIGKNWSSAIQRTIGTFPNVKYEYIPTLCNHCENAPCAKACPTQAMYKDENGLTLHNTDKCIGCKSCMLACPYGVISANKRDPHEYWKQEDAFIGGGMTATPKEVTERTGTPIPYYNADREKTYEGIRYKGIVEKCTFCDHRLAEGEKPYCSVACPAKCRYVGDLNDPTDEINELLGKYAARQLQPDKGTKPKVFYIRSF
- a CDS encoding TorD/DmsD family molecular chaperone, which encodes MEATNSLERVQHKANTFKVLSVLYKQPSEDFHYYLTHLKISISNIYPQLLNDVEKLEFEFQKYDTKLINLEVEHAKLFVGPFDVLCPPYSSIYLNEGRAVFGESTLEAINAYNEAGIELSKEYKELPDHISTELEFIYFLYFSYHDNPQFKYLQQIESFIESHLGRWVVPFIAKVEERAATDFYKVLSTILAQVIAKEALELKERMSD